A region of the bacterium genome:
TCAGATAACCGATGGAACAATCTTCGAGAGGCGACGCGTTCGCAGAACTTAGCAAACAAGCGCACTCCATCCAGCAACACGAGCGGGTATAAGGGCGTTCATTGGAATAGACAAATTGGCAAATGGCAAGCGCAAATCAGAGTCAAAGGAAAGGGTATTTATCTCGGTGTTTTTAACACAATCGATGCTGCGTCATCAGCCTATGAGAATGCCGCGCTGATGTATTTTGGTGAATTCGCGAGAATTGCATAATGACGATGAACCCACTCAGCATGGCGGCGGCCAAATGGTTTGAGCAACGCGGGATAAGTCTTGATCTTGTGGCGAGGCTCGGAGTCTTCACCGGGCTGCGGCGGCAGAATGGCGATGAAAGCGAAGTCGTGCCAGACGCGAACGGGAACATAATCGTTTTCCCGTATGTCGATGGCGGGCGCATGGTCGGGGCAAAATAT
Encoded here:
- a CDS encoding bifunctional DNA primase/helicase, whose translation is MTMNPLSMAAAKWFEQRGISLDLVARLGVFTGLRRQNGDESEVVPDANGNIIVFPYVDGGRMVGAKY